Proteins co-encoded in one Alcanivorax sp. genomic window:
- the recC gene encoding exodeoxyribonuclease V subunit gamma, with the protein MQNGLMVLHSNRLETLTELVADWLERQPLAPLETETFLVQSNGMAQWLKLQLADALGISAGFQFQMPARFLWSAYRAVLGEDKVPRTSPFDKSRLLWRLYRLLPTLLDDEHFGPLRHFLADDQDFRKRHQLAERLADLYDAYQVYRADWLTDWEAGQDQLRKAHDRTTFDEFPASQRWQAHLWRALLADMDDDKQGLSRSAIHDSFIATLNNGETPPGLPRRLIIFGISALPQQSLEALAALSQHCQILMLVQNPCQHYWADIVEDRHLLRRQLDERKRHLDLLPENRVNPLLAAWGKQGRDFIGLLYDHDDPDSYRSAFQNQIDLFVDLSPSTLLQQLQQDILDLEPQPAPDQRPPLQTDSSLHFAIAHSPQREVEILQDALLKRFAEDPSLQPRDVIVMVPDIEAYAPYIDAVFGRMERDDPRYLPYTLSDRSAGAASPMAQAMESLLHLPQWRFTASDILDLLEVPAVRQRFAIEESDLPQLASWIDQARIRWGLNSDQRHTLEVPGFEQNSWAFGLKRMLAGYLMGDGPAWNNIQPLDEVAGLGAELAGRLSRLLDSLEHHWQAFRDSATPTQWQLRFSQLLDDLFAPEEQDDQGLDAGLRDALNDWLAACGEADFDKALPLTVARRPLLDALNAESLSQRFMAGRINVCTLMPMRAIPFRHVCLLGMKDGDYPRPQQPMDFDLMRQWGNYRPGDRSRRDDDRYLFLEALLSARDSLYISWTGRNVRDNSERPPSVLVAQLRDHINQRWHCDQGDPVEALTQAHPLQPFSSQYFDAGNDALSTYANEWRVLHDGDAPPVDNSQPLPPLDNDEPVNCAALGRFLKQPVAHFFERRLKAKLKLERQVLEDSEPFGFDGLQRYQLQDQLVSDALQVGPEQAQATMQATLDRLAASGDLPLHPFEEGSRDSLLVPLADPLDDYFALLAQSGSPLPQQEIRLTAGPLPLEDWLTDLRGATGNPQRLVLQTGKLENRYDKLCRDWVIHLAACAAGYPLTTRIQGQDGRFTLLQVTQQAAQQHLDQLGHAWQQALCHPLPVACATAFAFLTEEDEEKGVKAARHKYTSSDFSRGEVDDPSLARAWPDFDTLWAQTKEEEPLFLYWTEQLFAPLFLNSQWAELGDLS; encoded by the coding sequence ATGCAAAACGGGCTGATGGTGCTGCACAGCAACCGTCTGGAAACCCTCACCGAACTGGTGGCCGACTGGCTGGAACGCCAGCCCCTGGCACCACTGGAAACCGAAACCTTCCTGGTGCAATCCAATGGCATGGCCCAGTGGCTGAAACTGCAACTGGCGGATGCGCTGGGGATCAGTGCCGGCTTCCAGTTCCAGATGCCGGCCCGTTTTCTGTGGAGCGCCTACCGCGCCGTGCTCGGCGAGGACAAGGTGCCGCGCACCTCACCCTTCGACAAGTCCCGTTTGCTGTGGCGATTGTATCGCTTGCTGCCGACTCTGCTGGATGATGAACATTTCGGCCCGCTGCGCCACTTTCTTGCTGATGATCAGGACTTTCGCAAGCGACACCAGCTGGCCGAACGATTGGCCGATCTCTATGACGCTTACCAGGTGTACCGGGCTGACTGGCTCACCGACTGGGAAGCGGGACAGGATCAACTGCGCAAAGCTCACGACCGCACTACCTTTGATGAATTTCCCGCCAGCCAGCGCTGGCAGGCGCACCTGTGGCGCGCGCTGCTGGCCGATATGGACGATGACAAACAGGGCCTCAGTCGTAGTGCCATCCATGACAGTTTCATCGCGACACTGAACAATGGTGAAACGCCCCCGGGCCTGCCGCGCCGGCTGATTATCTTTGGTATCAGCGCCCTGCCCCAGCAATCCCTGGAGGCCCTCGCCGCATTGAGCCAGCACTGCCAGATCCTGATGCTGGTACAGAACCCCTGCCAGCATTACTGGGCGGATATCGTGGAAGACCGTCATCTGCTCCGGCGCCAACTGGACGAGCGCAAACGTCACCTCGACCTGCTGCCGGAGAACCGGGTCAATCCGCTGCTGGCCGCCTGGGGCAAACAGGGCCGGGACTTTATCGGCCTGCTCTATGATCACGATGATCCGGACAGCTACCGCAGCGCTTTCCAGAACCAGATTGACCTGTTCGTCGATCTCTCACCGAGCACCCTGCTGCAACAACTGCAGCAGGACATCCTCGATCTGGAACCGCAGCCGGCACCGGACCAGCGCCCCCCCCTGCAAACGGATTCTTCCCTGCATTTCGCTATCGCCCACAGCCCCCAGCGGGAGGTGGAAATCCTGCAGGATGCGTTGCTGAAACGCTTTGCCGAAGACCCGAGCCTACAGCCACGGGACGTGATCGTGATGGTGCCGGATATCGAGGCCTACGCGCCCTACATTGATGCAGTGTTTGGTCGCATGGAGCGGGACGACCCACGCTACCTGCCTTACACCCTCAGCGACCGCAGTGCCGGTGCCGCCTCGCCCATGGCCCAGGCCATGGAGTCCCTGCTGCACCTGCCCCAGTGGCGCTTTACCGCCAGCGACATTCTCGACCTGCTGGAGGTGCCTGCGGTGCGCCAGCGCTTTGCCATTGAGGAAAGCGACCTGCCCCAGCTGGCCAGCTGGATTGATCAGGCCCGTATCCGTTGGGGGCTCAACAGCGACCAGCGCCACACCCTGGAGGTGCCCGGCTTTGAACAGAACAGCTGGGCGTTCGGGCTCAAGCGCATGCTGGCCGGCTACCTGATGGGCGATGGCCCGGCCTGGAACAACATCCAGCCCCTGGACGAAGTGGCAGGCCTGGGTGCGGAGCTGGCCGGGCGACTGTCACGCTTGCTGGATAGTCTGGAACATCACTGGCAGGCCTTCCGGGACAGCGCCACCCCGACCCAGTGGCAGCTGCGTTTCAGCCAGTTACTGGATGATCTGTTTGCCCCCGAGGAGCAGGACGACCAGGGCCTGGATGCCGGCCTGCGCGATGCTCTCAACGACTGGCTGGCGGCCTGCGGCGAAGCGGATTTCGACAAGGCTCTGCCGCTCACCGTGGCCCGCCGCCCATTACTGGATGCACTCAATGCCGAAAGCCTGTCGCAGCGCTTCATGGCCGGGCGCATCAACGTCTGCACCCTGATGCCCATGCGCGCCATTCCGTTCCGCCATGTGTGCCTGCTCGGCATGAAAGACGGTGACTACCCCCGCCCCCAGCAGCCCATGGATTTCGACCTGATGCGCCAGTGGGGCAACTATCGTCCCGGGGATCGCTCCCGGCGGGACGACGACCGCTATCTGTTTCTGGAAGCCCTGCTCAGCGCCCGCGACAGCCTCTATATCAGTTGGACCGGCCGCAACGTGCGCGACAATAGCGAACGTCCGCCTTCAGTACTGGTGGCCCAGCTGCGCGATCACATCAACCAGCGCTGGCACTGCGACCAGGGCGACCCGGTGGAGGCCCTCACCCAGGCGCATCCCCTGCAGCCCTTCAGCAGCCAGTACTTCGATGCCGGCAACGATGCCCTGAGCACCTATGCCAACGAATGGCGGGTACTGCATGACGGCGATGCCCCGCCAGTGGACAACAGCCAACCGTTACCACCATTGGACAACGACGAGCCGGTGAATTGCGCTGCCCTGGGACGCTTCCTAAAGCAGCCGGTGGCACACTTTTTCGAACGCCGACTCAAGGCAAAACTGAAACTGGAACGCCAGGTACTCGAAGACAGCGAACCCTTCGGTTTCGACGGACTACAGCGTTATCAACTACAGGATCAGCTGGTCAGTGACGCCCTGCAGGTGGGCCCGGAACAGGCGCAAGCCACCATGCAGGCCACCCTGGACCGGCTGGCCGCCAGCGGCGATCTGCCCCTGCATCCGTTTGAAGAAGGGAGCCGTGACAGCCTGCTGGTGCCGCTGGCCGATCCGCTGGACGATTACTTTGCCCTGTTGGCCCAGAGTGGCAGTCCACTGCCCCAGCAGGAAATCCGTCTGACCGCCGGCCCCCTGCCACTGGAAGACTGGCTCACCGATCTGCGCGGTGCCACCGGCAACCCGCAGCGGCTGGTCCTGCAGACCGGCAAGCTGGAAAACCGTTACGACAAGCTGTGTCGCGACTGGGTCATTCACCTGGCCGCCTGTGCTGCCGGCTACCCGCTCACCACCCGCATTCAGGGCCAGGATGGGCGCTTTACCCTGCTACAGGTAACCCAGCAGGCAGCCCAGCAGCATCTCGACCAGCTTGGTCATGCCTGGCAACAGGCGCTCTGCCATCCGCTACCGGTGGCCTGTGCCACCGCCTTTGCCTTCCTGACGGAAGAAGATGAAGAGAAAGGCGTGAAAGCGGCAAGGCACAAATACACCAGTAGCGATTTCAGCCGTGGCGAAGTGGATGACCCGTCACTGGCCCGCGCCTGGCCGGATTTCGATACGCTCTGGGCACAGACAAAAGAGGAAGAACCGCTGTTTCTTTACTGGACAGAACAACTCTTTGCGCCCCTCTTCCTGAACAGCCAGTGGGCCGAACTGGGGGACCTGTCATGA
- a CDS encoding LysE family translocator, translated as MMSTEQLLALIGFVTVMTATPGPNNLMLIASGANAGFRRSLPHIFGIAIGCQVILVCVALGLGQLLSQFPQAITLLRVGGATYLLYLSWQLVRSTALHDGTAQAQPFTFFQAALFQWVNPKAWMMILTGVATFTDPADFSVSVAIVAGAFLLIGLPLISSWSLFGALLKQWLKEGKRLKLFNRTMALLLVASLVPTFGLQANEADSQLPAAAQPDETMTVPVQREPWWQSVM; from the coding sequence ATGATGAGTACGGAACAGCTGCTGGCCCTGATCGGCTTTGTGACCGTGATGACCGCGACCCCGGGCCCCAACAACCTGATGCTGATTGCCTCCGGTGCCAATGCGGGTTTCCGCCGTTCGCTGCCACATATTTTCGGGATTGCTATCGGCTGTCAGGTGATCCTGGTCTGCGTCGCCCTGGGACTTGGCCAGCTGCTCAGCCAGTTCCCGCAGGCCATCACCCTGCTTCGGGTTGGCGGAGCTACCTACCTGCTCTACCTGTCCTGGCAACTGGTACGCAGCACAGCCCTCCATGACGGGACGGCACAGGCTCAACCCTTTACCTTTTTCCAGGCTGCCCTGTTCCAGTGGGTTAACCCGAAAGCCTGGATGATGATTCTGACCGGAGTGGCAACCTTCACCGACCCTGCGGACTTCAGTGTCAGCGTCGCGATTGTCGCGGGCGCCTTTCTGTTGATCGGCCTGCCGCTGATCAGTAGCTGGAGTCTGTTTGGTGCCCTGCTGAAACAGTGGCTGAAAGAAGGCAAGCGACTGAAACTGTTCAACCGCACCATGGCATTGCTGCTGGTGGCATCACTGGTACCCACGTTTGGATTGCAAGCCAACGAAGCCGACAGCCAGCTACCTGCGGCGGCGCAACCTGACGAGACGATGACGGTGCCAGTGCAACGGGAACCCTGGTGGCAGAGTGTGATGTAG
- a CDS encoding PLP-dependent aminotransferase family protein → MTLYQALADRLQGLIRDQVYPVGSRLPGVRMLSEQHDVSVSTAVNACRELEQRGVLEARPRSGYYVRQPALMRKPPRVARASRKPRRITGQERVLQILQSVKDPAVMNLGAAVPAPEFMPVAAMERVYHSVLREERRRCVGYEFPPGAPELRTQIARRLASLQCDVSPDEVLITNSCQESVSIALKLVTSPGDTVAIESPTYYGLLQVIESLGLKALEIPTDPEHGISLDALTLALETWDVAACVVVSNFSNPLGVCLTDDRKQALLSLLGKHKVPLVEDDIYGDLPLAGPRPRPLKCWDREGLVYYCSSSSKTLSAGMRVGWLVPPPSQQERAEYLQFINTVSVNTPAQLALARYLEKGRYDHFLRQLCAQHALGVARMTERVTQLFPEEARVSRPAGGFVLWVELPGEVDTTSLLERALNAGVSFAPGAMFSASGKFANCLRMNCAVKWDNRVEQALVTLSRLL, encoded by the coding sequence ATGACGTTGTATCAGGCACTTGCGGATCGCTTGCAGGGGTTGATCCGTGATCAGGTTTACCCGGTTGGGAGTCGTTTGCCCGGGGTGAGAATGCTCAGTGAGCAGCATGACGTCAGCGTCTCCACGGCGGTGAATGCCTGTCGCGAGCTGGAGCAGCGAGGAGTGCTGGAAGCGCGCCCACGTTCCGGTTACTACGTGCGTCAGCCCGCCCTGATGCGCAAGCCACCACGGGTGGCCAGGGCCAGCCGCAAGCCGCGGCGCATCACCGGCCAGGAAAGAGTGCTGCAAATTCTGCAATCGGTGAAAGATCCCGCTGTCATGAATCTGGGGGCTGCCGTTCCCGCACCGGAGTTCATGCCGGTGGCGGCTATGGAGCGGGTTTATCATTCGGTGTTGAGGGAGGAACGCCGTCGTTGTGTGGGTTACGAATTCCCTCCCGGGGCGCCGGAGCTGCGTACCCAGATCGCCCGGCGTTTGGCGAGCCTGCAATGTGATGTGTCACCGGATGAGGTGCTGATTACCAATAGCTGTCAGGAATCGGTTTCCATTGCGCTGAAACTGGTTACCTCTCCGGGTGACACTGTCGCCATTGAGTCGCCAACCTACTATGGATTGCTTCAGGTCATCGAATCGCTGGGACTGAAGGCCCTGGAGATACCCACCGATCCGGAACACGGAATCTCTCTGGATGCATTGACGCTGGCACTGGAGACGTGGGACGTGGCGGCCTGTGTGGTGGTGAGCAATTTCTCCAACCCGTTGGGGGTTTGCCTCACGGATGACAGAAAGCAGGCGCTGCTGTCATTACTGGGCAAACACAAGGTGCCGTTGGTGGAGGATGACATCTACGGGGATTTGCCGCTTGCCGGGCCGCGCCCCCGGCCGCTGAAATGTTGGGACCGCGAGGGGCTGGTCTACTATTGTTCCTCCTCATCCAAGACGCTGTCGGCAGGCATGCGGGTGGGCTGGCTGGTGCCCCCGCCGTCGCAACAGGAGCGGGCAGAGTATCTGCAGTTCATCAATACGGTGTCGGTGAATACGCCGGCGCAGCTAGCGCTTGCCCGTTATCTGGAGAAGGGAAGATACGATCACTTTCTGCGTCAGCTGTGCGCTCAACATGCCCTGGGTGTGGCACGAATGACGGAGCGGGTCACCCAGCTTTTTCCGGAAGAAGCTCGGGTCAGTCGGCCGGCAGGGGGATTTGTATTGTGGGTGGAGCTGCCAGGCGAAGTGGATACCACCAGTTTGCTGGAAAGGGCGCTGAATGCCGGTGTCAGTTTTGCCCCCGGCGCCATGTTCTCGGCGTCAGGAAAGTTCGCCAACTGTTTGCGCATGAATTGTGCAGTGAAGTGGGATAATCGGGTGGAGCAGGCGTTGGTTACGCTGTCGAGATTGTTGTGA
- a CDS encoding DUF3332 family protein has protein sequence MKKAFTSTACAMMLTGCLGQNALFDTVQDWNATATNNKFVSQGISFIFWWVPVYGLSLLGDIVIFNSIEFWTGTNPISKEGAKVAGSTETVNDGMGNQAELTYNADGSISVLATSEGVEERYTLVKEGDKVIKIQDEQREVLGSMLL, from the coding sequence ATGAAGAAAGCTTTTACCAGTACCGCCTGCGCCATGATGCTCACTGGCTGTCTTGGCCAGAACGCCCTGTTCGATACCGTGCAGGACTGGAACGCCACTGCCACCAACAACAAGTTCGTCAGCCAGGGGATTTCTTTCATCTTTTGGTGGGTGCCGGTTTACGGGCTCTCCCTGCTGGGTGACATCGTGATCTTCAACTCCATCGAGTTCTGGACCGGCACCAACCCGATCAGCAAGGAAGGCGCCAAAGTCGCAGGTAGCACCGAAACCGTCAACGATGGCATGGGCAACCAGGCCGAGCTGACCTACAACGCTGATGGCTCCATCTCTGTTCTGGCCACCAGTGAAGGTGTGGAAGAGCGCTACACCCTGGTCAAGGAAGGTGACAAGGTCATCAAGATCCAGGACGAGCAGCGCGAAGTGCTGGGCAGCATGCTGCTGTAA
- a CDS encoding phospholipase D-like domain-containing protein produces MDLTFWKSRYEQGLAVLEPFWPYIAAAISLSLAIYVTAHVAQNKRDARAAAAWTGLVWLVPVVGAVLYFMLGVNRIQRRARQLTGGLIDTDDGWRVAAEAEPTVPHLQVLSRLVGRLTHLPLTDGNELALLDAPQTYQAMLEAINGASESIYLVTYIFGNDAAGKPLVDALAAAVKRGVKVRVLIDGMGAHYSLPSVVWRLRRSGVPVQRFLYSLAPWRMPYINLRNHRKIMIVDRSLGFTGGMNIRAGYLHKPARTTDLHARLEGPVVGQLLRSFAADWVFTCGEVLETSYRGPAQVGDVQARGISAGPDADFDKRRLTLLAAIGSAERRIRIVTPYFVPDLTLLATLQLAILKGVEVQIVVPRRNNLRMVHWASMHALHWLVQEGAQLCLSAAPFDHSKVMTVDGHWVMLGSGNWDARSLRLNFEFDLECYSDSLAERVDRFVDSRIAAGYAMDLQGFRQIAPWRRVRNALAHMMEPYL; encoded by the coding sequence TTGGATCTGACATTCTGGAAAAGCCGTTATGAGCAGGGACTGGCAGTGCTGGAGCCGTTCTGGCCCTATATTGCCGCTGCCATCAGTCTTTCCCTGGCGATCTATGTGACTGCCCATGTGGCCCAGAACAAGCGCGATGCGCGGGCGGCGGCGGCCTGGACCGGGCTGGTGTGGCTGGTGCCGGTGGTCGGCGCGGTACTGTATTTCATGTTGGGGGTGAACCGTATCCAGCGTCGCGCCCGACAGCTCACCGGCGGGCTGATCGACACTGATGATGGCTGGCGGGTGGCCGCAGAAGCGGAGCCCACGGTGCCGCACCTGCAGGTGCTCAGCCGGCTGGTAGGACGCCTGACTCATTTGCCGCTCACGGATGGCAACGAGTTGGCATTACTGGATGCGCCGCAGACCTATCAGGCCATGCTGGAGGCGATTAACGGTGCCAGTGAGAGCATCTACCTGGTGACCTATATTTTTGGCAATGACGCTGCCGGCAAGCCTCTGGTGGATGCCCTGGCCGCTGCGGTCAAACGGGGCGTCAAGGTGAGGGTGCTGATTGATGGCATGGGCGCTCACTATTCCTTGCCGTCAGTGGTTTGGCGTCTGCGCCGTAGCGGGGTGCCGGTACAGCGCTTTCTGTACTCTCTGGCACCCTGGCGCATGCCCTATATCAACCTGCGCAACCACCGCAAGATCATGATCGTGGATCGCTCCCTGGGCTTTACCGGGGGGATGAATATCCGCGCAGGGTATCTACACAAACCGGCTCGCACCACGGATCTGCATGCTCGGCTTGAGGGGCCGGTGGTCGGCCAGCTGTTGCGAAGTTTTGCGGCCGATTGGGTCTTTACCTGCGGGGAAGTGCTGGAGACCAGCTACCGTGGCCCTGCCCAAGTGGGCGACGTACAGGCCCGGGGTATCAGTGCGGGTCCGGATGCAGATTTCGACAAGCGGCGTCTGACCCTGCTGGCGGCCATCGGCAGTGCAGAGCGCCGTATTCGCATTGTCACTCCCTATTTCGTGCCGGACCTGACCTTGTTGGCGACCTTGCAGCTGGCCATCCTGAAAGGCGTGGAAGTGCAAATTGTGGTGCCACGACGGAACAACCTGCGAATGGTGCACTGGGCCAGTATGCACGCCCTGCACTGGCTGGTGCAGGAAGGTGCGCAACTGTGTCTTTCGGCAGCACCTTTTGATCACAGCAAGGTGATGACCGTGGATGGTCACTGGGTGATGCTGGGCTCCGGCAACTGGGATGCGCGCAGTCTGCGCCTGAATTTCGAATTCGACCTGGAATGCTACAGTGACAGTCTCGCCGAGAGGGTGGACCGGTTCGTGGATAGCCGGATAGCGGCGGGGTACGCCATGGATCTGCAGGGATTCAGGCAAATTGCCCCTTGGCGCCGGGTCCGCAATGCCCTGGCGCACATGATGGAGCCCTATCTCTGA
- a CDS encoding START domain-containing protein, which produces MKILLTLLLMLALSPVTHANQPDPEPEWILVTDRDGVRVYRQDEKSTRLKTFRGVARMPVDDFKAIGVLMDDYDAVAGFMHMVSEIRDVKRFSHYKRDVYITTQLPWPVSDRDAPLRVSFYQEPDSYDLIMPMALNPGMPEQSGYVRMPQMQGYYRFSPVAPGEVEVTIEVILDPGGAVPAWIANIILRDIPYFSLKRLRRVINQPRFQGVDTGYYRVPESWKNAEEASVANASVESPAP; this is translated from the coding sequence ATGAAAATACTTCTGACCCTATTGCTGATGCTGGCGCTGAGCCCTGTCACCCACGCCAATCAACCGGACCCGGAACCGGAATGGATCCTGGTGACTGACCGTGATGGTGTGCGGGTCTATCGGCAGGATGAAAAAAGCACCCGGTTGAAAACCTTTCGCGGCGTCGCCCGGATGCCGGTGGATGACTTCAAGGCCATCGGTGTGCTGATGGATGACTACGATGCCGTGGCAGGTTTCATGCACATGGTGTCGGAAATCCGCGATGTGAAGCGTTTCTCCCACTACAAGCGCGATGTCTACATCACCACTCAGTTACCGTGGCCGGTCAGTGACCGGGACGCGCCCCTGCGCGTTTCCTTCTACCAGGAGCCAGACTCCTATGACTTGATCATGCCCATGGCGCTAAATCCCGGGATGCCTGAGCAGAGCGGGTATGTGCGCATGCCGCAGATGCAGGGCTATTACCGTTTTTCCCCGGTGGCACCCGGGGAGGTGGAAGTGACCATTGAGGTGATACTGGATCCAGGCGGTGCCGTGCCTGCCTGGATTGCCAATATCATCCTGCGGGACATTCCCTATTTTTCCCTCAAGCGTTTGCGCCGTGTGATCAACCAGCCCCGCTTCCAGGGCGTGGATACCGGTTATTACCGGGTGCCGGAAAGCTGGAAGAACGCGGAGGAGGCCTCCGTGGCTAACGCTTCAGTGGAGAGCCCGGCCCCATAA
- a CDS encoding PLDc N-terminal domain-containing protein, with protein sequence MKLLGLVLLAAAIYAIVMIVQSSAETMAKVLWVVLILIVPLIGLIIWAIMGPGSPLKR encoded by the coding sequence ATGAAACTACTGGGACTGGTGCTGCTGGCTGCAGCGATCTATGCCATCGTGATGATTGTTCAATCTTCTGCGGAAACCATGGCCAAGGTGCTGTGGGTTGTGCTGATTCTGATTGTGCCACTGATCGGCCTGATCATCTGGGCCATTATGGGGCCGGGCTCTCCACTGAAGCGTTAG
- the arsS gene encoding arsenosugar biosynthesis radical SAM (seleno)protein ArsS (Some members of this family are selenoproteins.) — protein MQDTHDLLVRSSTDFPPLRRQSTTILQVNLGYLCNLSCVHCHVNAGPTRTELMDLDTVELVLAVIRERGIQVLDLTGGAPEMNPHFRYLVTEARKLGVEVIDRCNLTVLLEEGYEDLAGFLAEQAVHIVASLPCYLEDNVNKQRGKGVYQGSIEAIRRLNALGYGDHLTLDLVYNPTGPSLPPPQAALEADYKRELDERFGLRFNGLLTITNMPISRFGAVLLAHEQFNDYMQLLRDSFNRETLPAVMCRSTLSVDYRGYLYDCDFNQMLHMPQGNHASHRHLSSLLERDMEGEAIYVADHCYGCTAGAGSSCGGALG, from the coding sequence ATGCAGGACACCCACGATCTTCTGGTGCGCAGTTCTACGGATTTTCCTCCCCTGCGCAGACAGTCCACTACCATCTTGCAGGTCAATCTCGGTTACCTGTGCAACCTCAGCTGTGTTCACTGCCATGTGAATGCCGGGCCGACGCGCACGGAATTGATGGACCTGGACACCGTGGAATTGGTGTTGGCGGTCATTCGTGAACGGGGGATTCAGGTACTGGATCTCACCGGCGGCGCACCGGAAATGAATCCTCATTTCCGCTATCTGGTCACAGAAGCGCGCAAGCTGGGGGTGGAAGTCATCGATCGCTGCAATCTCACCGTGCTGCTTGAAGAAGGGTATGAGGATCTGGCCGGGTTCCTGGCCGAGCAAGCGGTGCATATTGTGGCCTCGTTGCCCTGCTATCTTGAGGACAACGTCAACAAGCAGCGGGGCAAGGGGGTGTATCAGGGCAGTATTGAGGCGATTCGCCGCCTTAACGCGCTGGGGTATGGGGACCACTTGACCCTGGATCTGGTCTATAACCCCACCGGGCCTTCCCTGCCGCCCCCCCAGGCGGCACTGGAAGCGGATTACAAACGTGAGCTGGATGAGCGGTTCGGGCTGCGCTTCAACGGCCTGCTGACGATCACCAACATGCCCATCAGCCGGTTTGGCGCCGTATTGTTGGCCCATGAGCAGTTCAATGACTACATGCAGTTGCTAAGAGACAGCTTCAACCGGGAGACCCTGCCTGCGGTCATGTGTCGCAGTACCCTCAGTGTGGATTACCGCGGTTATCTGTATGACTGCGATTTTAACCAGATGCTGCACATGCCCCAGGGGAACCACGCTAGCCATCGCCATCTTTCCTCCTTGCTGGAACGTGACATGGAGGGTGAGGCTATCTATGTGGCTGACCACTGCTATGGCTGCACTGCTGGCGCAGGGAGCAGCTGTGGTGGGGCGCTGGGGTGA
- a CDS encoding TIGR04283 family arsenosugar biosynthesis glycosyltransferase: MTSVSVIVPVRNEAPQLADVLASIRRALRAGDELIVVDGGSTDGSIDIAERLADRLLVSPAGRARQMNAGAAAARGTWLWFVHADTELLPQHRHALETLPSGALWGRFDVRLSGSRLLFKVIGGLITLRSRLTGIATGDQAIFVRRDVFDAQGGFADQPLMEDIALSAALRQQGRPACLRPVLVTSSRRWQKQGAWKTIWLMWRLRWRYWRGEDPASLHRDYYG; this comes from the coding sequence GTGACATCGGTCAGCGTCATCGTGCCGGTTCGCAATGAGGCGCCCCAGCTTGCCGATGTGCTGGCCAGTATCCGTCGCGCCCTCCGGGCGGGGGATGAGCTGATTGTGGTGGATGGCGGCAGTACGGATGGCAGCATTGATATTGCCGAGCGGCTGGCGGACCGGTTGCTGGTGTCGCCGGCCGGGCGCGCCAGACAGATGAATGCCGGCGCCGCTGCGGCGCGAGGGACTTGGCTGTGGTTCGTTCATGCAGATACGGAACTGCTGCCTCAGCATCGACATGCGCTGGAGACGTTACCTTCAGGGGCGTTGTGGGGGCGTTTCGATGTGCGCTTGTCCGGCAGCCGGTTGCTGTTTAAGGTAATTGGCGGGCTGATCACTCTTCGTTCCCGGCTCACTGGTATTGCCACCGGGGACCAGGCCATCTTTGTTCGCCGTGATGTCTTTGATGCACAGGGAGGTTTTGCCGACCAGCCCCTGATGGAGGATATCGCGCTGAGCGCAGCCCTTCGCCAGCAGGGGCGCCCCGCCTGTCTGCGACCGGTGCTGGTGACCAGTAGCCGCCGGTGGCAGAAACAGGGCGCCTGGAAAACCATCTGGCTGATGTGGCGGCTACGTTGGCGCTACTGGCGTGGCGAGGACCCGGCCAGCCTGCATCGGGACTATTATGGCTGA
- a CDS encoding TIGR04282 family arsenosugar biosynthesis glycosyltransferase: MAEQNKAQRGRNRDLLIVFARALYAGQVKTRLIPAVGERGALRVYRQLLERTLAAAQRFPGDVELWIDRPDVNQMARARRSGWTCRVQQGADLGQRMAFALDQGLQSHDRVLLVGSDCPLLDRAYFQQALRALAGAEVVFGASEDGGYVLLGSQRPGLWKRNPFSGVRWGTEHALKDSVSSLQSRSRRLAMLPALWDVDEPDDLTRAINAGLLVG, encoded by the coding sequence ATGGCTGAGCAGAACAAGGCCCAGCGTGGCCGCAACCGTGATTTGCTGATTGTTTTTGCCCGGGCGCTGTACGCGGGACAGGTGAAAACCCGCCTTATACCGGCGGTGGGCGAGCGCGGGGCGCTGCGGGTGTACCGACAGTTGCTGGAGCGCACGCTGGCGGCTGCGCAACGCTTTCCCGGCGATGTGGAACTGTGGATCGACCGCCCTGATGTGAACCAGATGGCCCGTGCCCGTCGCTCAGGATGGACATGCCGGGTGCAACAAGGGGCTGATCTGGGGCAACGCATGGCGTTTGCGCTGGATCAGGGCTTGCAGAGCCATGACAGAGTGCTGCTGGTGGGCAGTGATTGCCCGTTGCTGGACAGAGCGTATTTTCAGCAGGCATTGCGGGCCCTGGCTGGTGCAGAGGTGGTGTTTGGCGCCAGTGAGGATGGTGGCTATGTGCTGCTTGGGAGCCAGCGTCCCGGGTTATGGAAACGGAATCCGTTTTCCGGGGTCAGATGGGGTACAGAGCACGCCTTGAAAGACAGCGTGTCGTCATTGCAGTCCCGCTCCCGCCGGCTGGCAATGCTGCCAGCGCTATGGGATGTGGATGAGCCGGATGATCTGACGCGGGCCATCAATGCAGGCCTGTTGGTCGGGTGA